The Podospora bellae-mahoneyi strain CBS 112042 chromosome 7, whole genome shotgun sequence genomic sequence CAAGTCCCGCGGCTCGATCCAAACTGGAACCAGCTCCGCGCCCATCGTGCAGATGATGGCGCCTCCCCATCGATCTTAACTGCTGGGGAAGCGGAGAAATCGAGGGAAAAAGACAACCAAGACAAGCTCAACGGCAGCACCAATGCAACCCtcacacatcatcatccttgCCGGCCCACCTGCCACTTTCTGGTAGAGATCGCTGTGAAATACCTTGTGCCTCCAGCCTGGGAGGCTGAAGCATCCTCACTGGCCACGGCAGcatgggagatggagagggccCTCACCATGGCACCTCTCCGCACTGAGACAGTCCTTgaatctccaccacccttgCAAGTAGTTCCTGCGTCGGTCCTCTGAGCCAGGGTGTCGCTCTTATAAGCCAACCTCTAGGATTGGCCAGAGAGACGATCAGAGAGGGACTGCCTCCAGCAACTGGACCTAATCACATCCTGTTCCTTGGACAGACCCCGGCACTACACCTTCTCTCCCCGCCGTGACATTCAGCCATGTGCGGGCAGCCTGCTGGAGCACGCCCCCCAGATTCTAGTACTCCTCGGCAAAGCTTGTGACCGACCTGGCAGCCCGCGCCCCCTTGTGATATCCTCTTATTATTCGTCCGTCTCCCCTCTCCAAACCTGACCTCCATGCGTCGTCCGGTACCTGTCAAGTAGGCCAAGACGTTGCAAAGACCGTCTTGACAGCGCAAACCACACACCAGAGCCGCCCATGATGAAGTGGAGGCCAGCCAGGTTGAGCTCGCCGCTCTCACCACTcctgccaacaacccccttgACCTCTCCGACTCTGAGCGTTCCCTCCAAACTCCGAAACCGGATTCCCTCgcagatgaggaggacctTCCCGGCCtacatcctcatcgtcacccttctcatcctcctcttcaaagCCGAAGTCTTTCCCTCCCAGCCAGCACCAgtcggctcctcctcctccgccatcacGAGGAGAAGCCACCTTCAGAAACCCCtcgggagcagcagctcctctcaccaccacgcACCGCAACAAGCCGGCGACTTCCCCAAGAAGATCTGGCAAACCTGGAAGGTCGACCCGTACAACTTTGCCAAGCGGGACAAGAACACGGCCCGGACGTGGACGAGCAAGAACCCGGGGTACCGCTACGAGGTGCTCACCGACCACAACGACCTCCTCTATGTCGAGTCCAAGTACGGGTCCGGGCCCGGCGGTCTCGACCGTCCAGACATTGTCGAGTTTTACAAGACGGTCACGGCGCAGATCATCAAGGCGGACTTGCTGAGGTATATGATTATGTATGCCGACGGGGGGATTTATGCGGATATTGATGTCGAGGCGCTGAAGCCGGCCGAGCGGTTTATTCCCACGAGGTATAATGTCACCGATATCGACATGGTGATTGGGGTGGAGATTGACCAGCCCGAGTTCAAAAAGCATGAGATTCTGGGGGGGAAGTGCATGTCGTTTTGTCAGTGGACGTTTATGTGCAGACCTGGGTTGCCGGTGATGCTGAAGCTGATTGAGAACATCATGAGctggttggaggagctggctaAGCAGCAGAATGTGAGTAgtgttggggaggtggagttgGCGTTTGATGAGGTGATCAGCGGGACGGGACCGTCGGCGTTCACGGGGGCGATTTTGGAGGATATGAATTccaagaggaaggggaagggcgggCAGAAGATTACGTGGGACAATACTTTTCATAATTTGGACGAGTCgaagctggtggagagggtgttggtgctGGATGTGGAAAAGTTTGCGGCTGGTCAGGGGCATTCGAACAGTGGGAATCACGACGCGAGGGGGGCGCTGGTGAAGCATCATTATCATGCGAGCAACTGGCCGAGCAAGCACCCTAGGTTCAAGCACCCGGCgtatggggaggtggagaggtgtaATTGGGACGCCGAGTGTGTGAGGAAgtgggatgaggatgtcgCCCAGTGGGATGGCCTCTcggagaagcagaagaagaagattttGGACCGGAAGCAGAAGGAGTATGagcaggagatggagaggttgaaaaaggaaaaggaacaGGCCGAGGCGCTAGAGAGGCTGGGAcgggcggagagggagaggaagaagcgtgaggaggaggagaggctcaggaagaaggagaggatggaggaggtttatcggaaggcggtggaggaagacaagaagaagaagaatcaaCAGCTCTTGCTGGAGGCTGCTGGGCTAGGACATAAGGAGTTGACGCCGCCTGGGCCTGGGTTTGTTGCTCCGGCTCCATTACCTGGACCTGGTGTGTTTCCGCCTGCATTATGATGAAGGGATGGCGAGGGGTGCTGGGATATTGAGCGAGTTGGACCTGATTTTATGGCAGCAAATAATAATGTATTAAGATGATTCCCAATGGCATTTGTGTGActgtgggtgatgatgtctgcTCCAATCAGGGTGTCCATCTTCACACTCTATTTGACGGGTAACTGCAGGCCAATGGGGCTGGTTGCCCCTCTTTTGGTAAGCGCGCACCAGGACATCCCTTGCGACTCAGGTGCACGGATCAGCCTGAATCAGGCACCAAACCGCCCGCCGGCGAGAGTGGAGCGGCGCCACCCCAACCTTAATTATCTCCCCCCAGATTCAAGCCATCAATTCCCCCACACACAACACCAGACACGACACATTCCACGTCCACCTTCAGACGGCTGGCTGTGTGGGAACAGAGAGACACACAGACATCATCGTCCGATACAACTCTACAACATGAACAACCGCAACGTCTATCACCCCTATGATCCGGCGGGCGACGGGGATGAGACAGATGGCTTTGTTACTGCCTACCGAGAGTGGGAAGAGTCCGCTCATCGCCATAACGTTATAAGCCAGGACTTCGCCAAACAGTTCCAGCAGCTGTGGCAAAAGTGCCACGAGCTCGAAACAGAATGCCtggagcaaaagaaaacagtCAAGCTCTGGCAGCAGGAGGGTCGGAAGATGGAGCGTGAACTCAACTATTACAAGTCTGCTGCTGTAAGGATGGaacctcgccctccgccCCTCATCCACAGGCTGACCCCAGGTCCCCTAGGAAAATGCTTGCTTTGCCTTTGTTATTATTGATGGTGACGGCGCCGTCTTTGACGAAGAGTTAATTGCCcttggcgaggaaggcggtAAAAAGGCTGCCCATGAGCTACACAAGCACCTTAGGGAATATATGCAAGAGGAATGCGAACTGCACAACCTTGACAATATATTTGTTCACGTCGTCCTTAACGCCCAAGGCCTTTCCAGCGCTCTCGTTCAGTCGGGCACCCTGCCAACCGGCGACTACGCCGCCGTGACCAAGTTTGGCCGTGGCTTCTGTCGCGCCCagcccctcttctccttcactgatgttggcggtggcAAGGAGCAGGCCGACCACAAAGTTCGCAAGCTATTCGAAATGATGGAGAAGAACATCCAATGCAAGTTCCTTGCTCTGGCCGGCTGCCACGATAACGGATACGCTACCTTCTTGGAGTCGTACCGCAATAATCCCAAGATTCGCCTTCTCGAGACCACCCCGGCCGCGGCTGACTTTCGGAACTGTCACTTTGATCGTTTCTCTATTCCAACTGTCTTCCGCTCCGAAGCTGTCCCCAGCAAGCCCGGCTCATCCAGGCCTGTCACCAACAAGCTGGCTACCGTCACCACCCAGGCTATGATGAATTCTCCCAGTCCTaagcctccttctcccgccTTGACGACCGCCTTCAGGCCCAAGCCTGCCGAGGCCACCAGCAATGGAGGCAACAGTTATGCGGCTATTGGCAAGGCGGCTCCTAGTCAGACGTTCAGCATTGTGTccagcaagaagaaaaataCTCAACAGGCTTTTATACTGTTTAATAGGGATGACGAGCGTGTCGATGCCCCTCTTCCCAAGGCCGACCCCCTGGTCGTTAAGAGAATGGAGGAGCAAGCCAAGGCAATCGGGGCCAACTTTTGTAACAGATACCACCTCTCGCCGAATGGCACGGGTTGTAAAGCTGGCGACAACTGCAGTTACTACCACTCCGAGACCAAGCTCAGCAAGCAGGAGATATTGGCCCTGAAGCACAAGACCAGGAAAATTGTCTGTAATAACGGTAGCATCTGCGACGACTTTTCTTGCAACCTAGGGCACCATTGCCAAAGCCCGGTCGGTTGTTACTTTGGCTCCGAGTGCCGATTCTCCAAATTCCACGGCATGGACATTGTGAGTCTTTTGGTGTCTTTAGGTGCTATTTTTTGTCGTGGCCTTTTTTGCTAACAGCATGCAGACTCCGACCCTTAGGGTCTTTGAGGACGGCACAAGAGAGGTCATCTCTAACTAACCGCACCAGCCCCGCGGACCGGGCCTTGTTGGATTatagtattatttataaagTATGGCCGGATCCATGCTTGCTTTTGATGCGAGCTGGCTGGCTATACGCGTTGGGAACTCAGGCGGTGGAGGCCCGATGCAGAGTTTTGCAACAACTCAAAAGAATAATGCGTTGATACAACGTCAAAGCGGCCTGATTCATGTTGGATTTCACAGCGGGATGTATGGTCAGCGCACTCAGTCTTTACTTTATGTAGACCCATCAACTCGATGATTTCTACTGAAAGGGACACCGTCTCGTGCCGTCACTTGTGAGGTACCTTGTGGGTTGAGAAACAGTCCAATTGTCAACCAGGTCCGCGCTCCTTCGCTTCGTCCCTCtagctccctctcctccttttctgaCCCCTCCCAGACCtgtcccttccccttcttggccgcTTCGCCGACGTAGGTCCGCCACCTGGTGAGTCCCCCGCACCGTCGACCTGGGTCAGTTCGAGACTGatgtcttcttcctcctccgcttccccAGCATCTGTCCCTCCACCGACATTGCCGCCCGGTTCCACGTCGTTCtccacaccaccgccaaccacaGAAACGCCCGGCTCGGCAccggcatcatcatcattgttatcatcatcgtcgtccgaTCGAAAGCCGTAGTGATCATCGGAGTCGTCATCGATGGTCATGTTGAAGGAGGGATCCTCAaggtcatcctcatcctccgtGTCGATGTGGTTTGCAGGATCGTTCAGCAGCCTCTCCGTATTTCTGTCCTTTGCGTTTCCCAAGTACTTCCCCAAGATTATCTGAAAGGCCATCCTTGCGTTGCCCGGcgcctccaccctcttctcatTCAGCACGTGGTTGAAGAGCGTGGCGCAGGCCCAGAACCGGCCGACGTGTATGCCCGGGTTGTCCCGCCAGTCCCCTCTGGTGTTCCTCCCGATTATCTTGCCCACgtcggggttgtttttgtgttttgACAAGCCCCTTACGAGCAATCCGGCCATGTAGCCCAGGCGCCTGCCGAGGACGGGGTGTTTGACGTATTCCTTTGCGGCTTTGACGtttgggaggttgaagaTTTGGCCCTTGCCTGTGTTGCCCCATTTGGTGCCCTTTAGGCAGGGGAGCATGCAGTAGTGCCAGTGGTGCCGAGGGCTGGttctttgccttcttttGATGTCGGCGTAGCAGGTTTGCTCGTGGGTTTTTCCTTGGATGGAGTCCTTGTCGGCGAGGTTTTGGCATTGGACGAAGTGGTCGAGCTCATCATCGACGGGGTCGTCGGGGGGGCCGGTTGGATCTGTGGACATGGTTTCTGACGTGGGGTTTTGGTCTTGcgagggggaaaagggtaAGCGAAAGTTTGCAAAGACACTGCTGGTCTTACgagtcgaggttggggaaaaGGTTGGTTGCGGAGATAGTGAAGCAAAGGCGTAAAAAGGCTCGATCAGTAAGTCAGGGAGGACTTGTGCTTTGCCTTTTCAAGAACAAGTAGCGGACAAAGAAAGGGTCTCCGCCTCCGAACGAAGTCGGTCTCGCAAACAAAGGGCCACCTTTCCCCCATTCCGGAACAATGTGTCGAGATCAGAATCAAGAAAGATTTCTTTTCCTTGGAGCGGAAAGAGCCATTGTCAAGAAACACGCCAAAACGGGATAAAGGGGGGGGGCTAACAAATGCCTTGATTGTGTGTTACCAACTCCAACTTTTGTCTCCGATCCAACCCCCTAATCCAAgtaaacaaaccaccacccccttcaaaaGAACAAagccctccccctttttcccttGGCTACTcattcaccccctccccaccaaaaACTCATCAAACCACCCCACCGCCTGCAAAAAcgccccctccttcccaaacCTCTCACTCTCCACACTATAGTTCGCCCTCACCGCAAACCCATGCGGCGTCCCCCCATAAACACCAACCTGATACCTCCCCCCGGCCCCCAGaagcaacccctccacctcggccctcctcgccgcagTAAGCAGCTCATCCCTATCCGCCGCCGCGACACTGACCGGCTTTTCCACCCCGCTGATCTCCTCATCAGTCAGCAGACTCGGGTGCGCGGCAAAGGCTACGTCTGCCCCCCCCGGGGAAGGGTTGACAACCCTGAGTGCGTACCGCCCCCCAAAGCAGTAGCCCGCCGCGGCGATGCTCGAGATGTTGAGGCTGCCGCggaggtgggagatggcggagGCGATGATAGGGTCTGTGacggggggttggtgagctgcTAAAAACGCCGGGATGGAAAAGTTGGCGGAGGCGGGGTCGTTGATGTCCGACGGGGCGGGGGAGCCAGCAAAAAGGTCTGGGACGAGGGTGAGGTAGCCTGCCCGGGCGAAGGAGTCGGCTAGCAGCttgttttggaggaggttgaggccgaAGAcgtcggtgaggaggaggatggcggatTGGGACCGGGGTTTGGTGCggggggatttgggggggggcggggagatGTAGACTGTTACTGTGGGGGGGTGTTAGTGATAggacaaaaaaaaggagggggtgagggggataTACGGTTGTTGGCGATCTTGATCTCTTTGCCTGCTGGCTCGCCGGTGTGAGCGAGGATGGAGGCGTCGATGGGACCGCCGGTGTTCTTCTTGGCTCCGGGGTCGGCTTGGACGGCGCCAAAGAGGAGCAGGGCGCtcgtgatgatggaggaaCGCATGGTGTTTGATGTCGATGGGTTGAGGCCGGAAGGGAAGTTGCGTCTTCCATCAACGGGACGAGACGCCTATAATATATAAGGAGGCGACATCGTCAACCTTTCCTACCACGGTCACCATGACGATCAGGGCCCTTGCATGCAATTGATTACCTGCATCACATCCATCCACACCCGAGCATCTTTACCGAAGAAGCAGAATAAAACCGGCGAGTTTCCCGATTGGGATTCGGGCTCTCCAATGTACCTATTTTGCCGTCTGCTCACCATCGGGATGTTGGATGTTCCCTACATTGTAAAGTCCGCAGGCTAGCACCTAAAGCCGATGGCCCGGTACTATTGTCACATCTTTTCATGGCCAACATTCCCTCGCTACCAAAACTCATAGGTTCCGTAGCGCAGTACCTGGCCACTTGCAAGCGCACGAGTGAACTACGCTCTTTGGATTGTATGGTGATAAATGCTCAGAGTAACTACCCCTCCCTGACGTAACAGTCAACGGTGTTAATACAACCCAAGAAACGGCTTATATCTCTGTCCCGATTAACAGGTGCCTGCGCGGGCTCTCGCCGAagccaccgccctcctctcctccagatTAACAACTGCCGGCTaatccccccaaccacctcgcTGGTCCACGCGTACACACGGCGCATGCGGTAGTTGCCTCCGGGTCTGCTGATGCTCATTAAAAATCTATTCTTTAGCCCTATCAAGACATTatcgtcatcaacaccatcacccacaCCATCCTCTCATCGTTTGTACACAACAGGGCGTCGTCACCAAAGCCCCCATGAGTGTACACCCCAAACTTTCCAACACATCCAGTTGTCCGTTGCAAGCATGTACACATTCCCGCTGCTCCGTCTATCATACGCCTTCATGAGATTCATCACGCCCCTACACCGGGCTCGTCATACTTCATCCCCAGCAACGGCTTCATAACCGCCTGATCTGCCagccctccctctcagcGCATCCATCACAGCCGGACTCTCATACATCTCCGTGTAGTTCACCGGTTGTCCACCGAGCATTGCGGCGCCCGTCTCCCTCTTGCCGAACAACGGCGCAGGGTCACACCAAAAGTCCTTGCAGTTGGTGACGCAGCCGCGGTTGTAAGGGTTTCTGCTTTTTCGCttgttggctgggttggtggcagCTCCCTTGCCGCGGGCTGTTCGCATAAAAATGTCAACTCCGAGGAGTCGGCTCATTGTCTTGAGGATGCCGCCATGTCTGTGGCCATGCTTGTGGCCGTGGCCACCTTCGCCGGCGGCGGATCCGGAGGGAGGTTGCTGTGTCGGATCCAGTGGGGCGCCAGTCGAGGTGAAAGCGGATGCCAACGAGGTGGCAGAAGTGTGGTGGACGCCAAACATGTTCTCGTAGGTCGTCATGGCGCGGGCGAGCTGAATCAGCTGGACAGACAGAAGCATGGACACCCAGACAAGCTGGAGCGATGCCCAGATGGCCGTCAGCATCGTGTAAGCGTCGGCGTTGACGACCTTGCAGATGGAAGGGGCGAGAAGGTTGCATTCTTCCGAGGCATCGGGTGACACAATGTTGAAGTAACGGTAGGTGAGAAAGTCGTAGATGATAATGGCGAGGGTCAGGTTGATGAGGTACATGAAGAAgtggcggtggttgttgatgccgACGCAGTTGTAGACCCACGGGCAGTGATGGTCGTGTTTGGCAACACAGCGCTGGCACCTACGGCAGTGCTTGCTGCGCAACGGAGTCCGAATCATGCAAGTAACACAGAAATGGGCCTCGTCGTACTTCCACTGGCTGATCAGCTCATCAATGACCGCTCTCTGCTCCGCAATACCGTTCATCTTTGGTACGAATCCGGGATCGTCGACCATGGACCTGACGTAGAAAAACCCAGTCAAGCCAAGGGTCACGGCGAAAAGGAAGTTGAGCAGGTAGGTCCCATCTTCGCCAAATGCTGTGGTGGGAAAGACAGTAAACAGCCAGTTGAGCCCTACCCAGAAGAGCGAAGCGGCAAAAATACCGGTCATCCAGGGCTACATTCAAATCAGCAAGAACCTCCGCAGACAGCAGGCAGCGTAGGGGGAAGCTTACCGTCTTCTCAAACGACCTCATATCAGGTGGCGCATAGGCGATAACCTGTTGGCCAACCCACTGGATCGAATAAGCCACAATGAGCCCGATGGGAATGCCCGCGTAGACCGGCATCCCAGCAAAGATGTGCAAAGTCGCCCAGACCAGGACGAAGGGCCACAGGAAGAAGAACTTGGTCGTGAACCCCCTCCTATCCTGCAAAAGGTAGCTCGATCCCGGCCAGCTCGGTATTATCGCATTGGCGTCCTCATCGTAGCCGCACTCGTGGAGGGCCTTGTGCCATGCGCCTGCCGTGTTCAGCTCCTTAGCTGTGATGGAAGGTGTCTTGCCCGTCGTGGTCTTGGCGAACCGATCGGCGCCGTACTCGAGGAGCTTCTGAACACACCCAGCGCTTCCCTTTACGAGTGCCCAGTGCAGAGCCGTAAAGCCTTGCTCGTCCTTGGCGTGAACGCTGGCGCCCCATCGTAGAAAGACGTCGACGCAAGCCGGATAGCCCTTGTAAGCAGACCACATAAGACCGGTGTGGCCGTAGGCATCTTCCACATCCACCGGTATGCCCTGGTGTAATAACAGGACAATCAGAAGAAGGTTCCCGTTAAAAGTGCTGATGTGTAATGTGTTGTATCCCTGAGCATCGGAGATCAAGGGGTCGGCGCCGTGTTGGAGCAGCAGGTGGACGGTGTAGTAATGACACCGCTGAGCAGCCCATTGTAATGGTGTGGCCACACTCTCGCCTCCTTTTCGGTTGATCTCGGCGCCACGGCCGATCAGGAACTTGCACATGGCAtactggttgttgatggccgCCCACTGCCAAGAGAGAAATTGTCAGCTTCATCCAGAAAGAGCTGGGCAGAAAAATAACAAACATGTAATGGCGTTATCCCCTCGCCGTCGGTGTAAGTCGCATCGTAGTCGCCCGTCTCGAACAGCTTCTCCATGCCGGCAATGTCGCCCGTCCTTGCCATCTGCATAATGTCACTCTGGGCTGGCTCCTCGTCGCCGGGGAGGTTGCCCAACTCGACCTCATTGTTGAGCTTTGGGGTGGCCGTGTCCGACTTGGATGGAGGTTGGGCGGGCGCGCCGTTCGCCGAAGGGGTCGCTGATGCGTCGGGACGTTGCGCCATCGTTCAGGATGGGCTTCTGTGGGGTGCTGCCTCCTGAATAGACCGGTCCGATCTCGAGTGTCCAGTGGTGGGCAGTGGGCAGCCGAAAAGCGAAGTTGGGAAAGCCAAGAATATGGAGATGCCCCGGCGAGTTCGGACTGACTTGACCCCCTGGCCGCTGCTCTGCTTCGGTGCCCTGATCGATGGCGTCTAGTAGATCCGGATGGGGcgccaaagaagaggaacTCGACTGGACATGCCACAAAAGATGGTGAAAGAATCAATGACGTTGGTTGAAGACTAGAATCTTTCCCCAGGAATTTCTTCAGCGACAGGAGCACAGGAGCCAACAACTGTTGCTTCTGCATGCGCGAACGACGCAGCGAGGCTGAGCCAGGGTCTCCTTTTGCATCTCGGGCGCTGATTTGTCAACCACTGCcttggtggtgtcgggtCTTGTTGCGGGAaccccaccactcccacctGCGGCTGTGCGTCTGACCGCCACTGACAGCCCTGAGCAGCCCCACAGAAGCCCCATAGCGCGCGTCCGTTTCTTCTCTGCCCTCGGCCTTGTGGGGCCGTTGACCGCGAAGTGCTACGTAACGAACAACTCTTAAAATTCCCATGAGCCGATCGGACCACGCTGTCGGATGACGGGTGGCCCCATATCAATACACTCGGATCTCAACCTCCCGGACCCAGCCAATCTACAGGGTCAATCGCGCCAAAGAATAAGAGTCCAGCTCTAGCTCCCtgtcctcaaccacctcacccatcacccttctctccctctcctggaaaggacatcctcaaccatcaTGTCCCTCCAACAAACCCTCAAAGACCTCCTCGAggcctccctcaccccctcctcaaccgtCATTCTCTTCGGCCTCGCCTTCtgcctcctcgcccccatcctcctccacttcctctACTCAACCGCAACCCcctacaccaccctcccctccgtcctcctcctcggccccccAGGAGCAGGCAAAACAGCCCTAACCACCCTCTTCGAGCGCGGCCCCCtcgacctccccctcgcAAAAACCCACACCTCCCAAGTCCCCTCCGCCATCGAACTCTCCATCAACTCCGACGACCCCTCCAGCGCATCCTACAAAACCAACCTCGACGAAGCAGGCGCAACAGCCAAAAAATTCCTCCTGGTCGACACCCCCG encodes the following:
- a CDS encoding hypothetical protein (EggNog:ENOG503NYUS; COG:I; CAZy:GT32): MKWRPARLSSPLSPLLPTTPLTSPTLSVPSKLRNRIPSQMRRTFPAYILIVTLLILLFKAEVFPSQPAPVGSSSSAITRRSHLQKPLGSSSSSHHHAPQQAGDFPKKIWQTWKVDPYNFAKRDKNTARTWTSKNPGYRYEVLTDHNDLLYVESKYGSGPGGLDRPDIVEFYKTVTAQIIKADLLRYMIMYADGGIYADIDVEALKPAERFIPTRYNVTDIDMVIGVEIDQPEFKKHEILGGKCMSFCQWTFMCRPGLPVMLKLIENIMSWLEELAKQQNVSSVGEVELAFDEVISGTGPSAFTGAILEDMNSKRKGKGGQKITWDNTFHNLDESKLVERVLVLDVEKFAAGQGHSNSGNHDARGALVKHHYHASNWPSKHPRFKHPAYGEVERCNWDAECVRKWDEDVAQWDGLSEKQKKKILDRKQKEYEQEMERLKKEKEQAEALERLGRAERERKKREEEERLRKKERMEEVYRKAVEEDKKKKNQQLLLEAAGLGHKELTPPGPGFVAPAPLPGPGVFPPAL
- a CDS encoding hypothetical protein (EggNog:ENOG503NUGF; COG:Q), translated to MRSSIITSALLLFGAVQADPGAKKNTGGPIDASILAHTGEPAGKEIKIANNLTVYISPPPPKSPRTKPRSQSAILLLTDVFGLNLLQNKLLADSFARAGYLTLVPDLFAGSPAPSDINDPASANFSIPAFLAAHQPPVTDPIIASAISHLRGSLNISSIAAAGYCFGGRYALRVVNPSPGGADVAFAAHPSLLTDEEISGVEKPVSVAAADRDELLTAARRAEVEGLLLGAGGRYQVGVYGGTPHGFAVRANYSVESERFGKEGAFLQAVGWFDEFLVGRG
- a CDS encoding hypothetical protein (EggNog:ENOG503P1HJ; COG:S), translating into MNNRNVYHPYDPAGDGDETDGFVTAYREWEESAHRHNVISQDFAKQFQQLWQKCHELETECLEQKKTVKLWQQEGRKMERELNYYKSAAENACFAFVIIDGDGAVFDEELIALGEEGGKKAAHELHKHLREYMQEECELHNLDNIFVHVVLNAQGLSSALVQSGTLPTGDYAAVTKFGRGFCRAQPLFSFTDVGGGKEQADHKVRKLFEMMEKNIQCKFLALAGCHDNGYATFLESYRNNPKIRLLETTPAAADFRNCHFDRFSIPTVFRSEAVPSKPGSSRPVTNKLATVTTQAMMNSPSPKPPSPALTTAFRPKPAEATSNGGNSYAAIGKAAPSQTFSIVSSKKKNTQQAFILFNRDDERVDAPLPKADPLVVKRMEEQAKAIGANFCNRYHLSPNGTGCKAGDNCSYYHSETKLSKQEILALKHKTRKIVCNNGSICDDFSCNLGHHCQSPVGCYFGSECRFSKFHGMDITPTLRVFEDGTREVISN
- a CDS encoding hypothetical protein (EggNog:ENOG502IM9J; COG:S), whose amino-acid sequence is MSTDPTGPPDDPVDDELDHFVQCQNLADKDSIQGKTHEQTCYADIKRRQRTSPRHHWHYCMLPCLKGTKWGNTGKGQIFNLPNVKAAKEYVKHPVLGRRLGYMAGLLVRGLSKHKNNPDVGKIIGRNTRGDWRDNPGIHVGRFWACATLFNHVLNEKRVEAPGNARMAFQIILGKYLGNAKDRNTERLLNDPANHIDTEDEDDLEDPSFNMTIDDDSDDHYGFRSDDDDDNNDDDAGAEPGVSVVGGGVENDVEPGGNVGGGTDAGEAEEEEDISLELTQVDGAGDSPGGGPTSAKRPRRGRDRSGRGQKRRRGS
- the AKR1 gene encoding palmitoyltransferase akr1 (EggNog:ENOG503NVTK; COG:S), giving the protein MAQRPDASATPSANGAPAQPPSKSDTATPKLNNEVELGNLPGDEEPAQSDIMQMARTGDIAGMEKLFETGDYDATYTDGEGITPLHWAAINNQYAMCKFLIGRGAEINRKGGESVATPLQWAAQRCHYYTVHLLLQHGADPLISDAQGYNTLHISTFNGNLLLIVLLLHQGIPVDVEDAYGHTGLMWSAYKGYPACVDVFLRWGASVHAKDEQGFTALHWALVKGSAGCVQKLLEYGADRFAKTTTGKTPSITAKELNTAGAWHKALHECGYDEDANAIIPSWPGSSYLLQDRRGFTTKFFFLWPFVLVWATLHIFAGMPVYAGIPIGLIVAYSIQWVGQQVIAYAPPDMRSFEKTPWMTGIFAASLFWVGLNWLFTVFPTTAFGEDGTYLLNFLFAVTLGLTGFFYVRSMVDDPGFVPKMNGIAEQRAVIDELISQWKYDEAHFCVTCMIRTPLRSKHCRRCQRCVAKHDHHCPWVYNCVGINNHRHFFMYLINLTLAIIIYDFLTYRYFNIVSPDASEECNLLAPSICKVVNADAYTMLTAIWASLQLVWVSMLLSVQLIQLARAMTTYENMFGVHHTSATSLASAFTSTGAPLDPTQQPPSGSAAGEGGHGHKHGHRHGGILKTMSRLLGVDIFMRTARGKGAATNPANKRKSRNPYNRGCVTNCKDFWCDPAPLFGKRETGAAMLGGQPVNYTEMYESPAVMDALRGRAGRSGGYEAVAGDEV